In a single window of the Manis pentadactyla isolate mManPen7 chromosome 14, mManPen7.hap1, whole genome shotgun sequence genome:
- the CAPZA3 gene encoding LOW QUALITY PROTEIN: F-actin-capping protein subunit alpha-3 (The sequence of the model RefSeq protein was modified relative to this genomic sequence to represent the inferred CDS: substituted 3 bases at 3 genomic stop codons) encodes MSLSALSRKEKEEIIHRLVLQAPPGEFVNVFDDLCLLIRDEKLMHHQGECAGHQHCQKYSIPLCLDGNPVLLSHHNVVGDFXFSDXQSKLSFRFDLLQNQLKDIQSHGVIWNETEYLRTVVLYTLKLYVNDHYPAGNGNVLRKTVKNREFLIACIEDHSYETRGCWNGLWKSKWIFQISPFLTQVTGRIFVKAHFFRCINLHIEISKDLKESLEIVNQEQLALNFARLVEEQENKFQVAVLEELQELSNEALRKILXRDLPVTRTLIDWQRILSGLNLVMFPKLGCIIYSRSVLSNRLAPGNCLDLAELCS; translated from the coding sequence ATGTCACTTAGTGCTCTGagtaggaaagagaaagaagaaatcatCCACCGACTAGTATTACAGGCTCCTCCAGGGGAATTTGTAAATGTCTTTGATGATCTCTGTCTGCTGATCCGTGATGAAAAACTCATGCACCATCAAGGTGAGTGCGCAGGCCACCAGCATTGCCAAAAATATTCCATCCCACTCTGCCTCGATGGAAACCCAGTACTGTTGTCTCACCACAATGTAGTGGGGGACTTCTGATTTTCTGACTAACAAAGCAAGCTTTCTTTCAGATTCGACCTGCTTCAAAACCAGTTAAAAGACATTCAAAGTCATGGGGTCATCTGGAATGAGACAGAATACCTGAGAACGGTTGTTCTGTACACCTTAAAACTGTATGTGAATGATCACTACCCAGCAGGAAATGGCAACGTGCTGAGGAAAACTGTGAAAAACAGGGAGTTCTTGATAGCCTGCATTGAGGATCACAGCTATGAAACAAGAGGGTGCTGGAATGGCCTTTGGAAGTCTAAATGGATCTTCCAAATAAGTCCATTTCTAACCCAGGTAACAGGAAGAATTTTTGTGAAAGCTCACTTCTTCAGGTGCATCAACCTGCATATTGAAATCTCCAAGGACCTGAAAGAAAGCTTGGAAATAGTTAACCAAGAGCAACTGGCTCTCAATTTTGCAAGGCTTGTGGAAGAACAAGAGAATAAATTTCAAGTTGCTGTTCTAGAAGAATTACAGGAGTTATCAAATGAAGCCCTGAGGAAAATTTTATGAAGAGATCTTCCAGTGACCCGCACTCTGATTGACTGGCAGAGGATCCTCTCTGGCTTGAATCTGGTGATGTTTCCTAAATTAGGATGTATCATTTATTCAAGGAGTGTTTTGAGCAACAGGCTTGCTCCTGGGAATTGCCTTGACTTGGCTGAGTTGTGTTCTTAG